TGCTAATTTTTTACCGGGATGGACGGATTATAACAAACGCTTGTATTATCAGACTTTCGATATCACTAATAGGTTGCAACAAGGAGAAAACGTAATTGGAGCCGTAATAGCCGATGGCTGGTACGCTGGTTATGTCGGTTATGCCCTTTTGGTTCGACTCGATAAGGTCAGAGAGTTCTATGGGGTCAATCCTTCTTTTATGGGTCAAATACATATCGAATACGAAGATGGTAGCTCGGAGATTATCGCAACAGATACTTCTTGGAAAACGAATCAAGGCCCTACACTCGAAGCTGATATTTTAATGGGTGAAACCTATGATGCTAGGTTAGAAAATGCAGGTTGGGATTCCAAAGGGTATGATGAAAGAGCTTGGAATGCTCCTAAAGTTTATACTTACCCTAATGGAAAGTTAGAACCGCATCCAGGTTCATTGATTAAAAATACTGAGCGAATACGCCCACTTAGAATTACAGAACCAAAATCTGGCACCTATGTTTTTGATCTAGGCAAGAACGTTGCAGGCATAGCAGAACTCATGGTAAAAGGGCCTAAAGGGACTAAAGTGCAACTTCGTTTTGGAGAAATTCTAAAAAAAGATGGTAATATTCAGACGGAAAATCTCCGTTTGGCTCGTGCCACAGATACATATATTTTAAAGGGGGATGGAGTAGAAATTTGGAAACCTAAATTTACTTATCATGGGTTTCAATATGTGGAGGTTACTGGATTTCCAGGAAAGCCAACATTAGATGCTATTACTGGAATAGTTTTAAGCTCTATTGAGATGGATGCAAGCACATTCAGTTCATCTAATCCAATGAATAACACGCTCTTCGAAAATATAAAGACCACACAAAGTGCTAATTTTTTCGAAATACCTACGGATTGTCCACAACGTGATGAACGATTAGGATGGACTGGCGATGCTCAGACCTACATGCGTTCGGCTACTTACAATTCTGATGTTGCTCCTTTTATGACTAAGTTTTTGGTGGACCTGGATGACGCACAGCGGTGGTATGGAGCTTATCCTAACTTTGCACCTTTTCCTTATTCACGACCAAATCAATATGCTCCGGCTTGGATGGATGCTGGTATTATTATTCCGTATAACATGTATAGAGTTTATAATGATACCAGAGTTTTGGAATACATGTATGAGGGTATGGAGAAATTTATGGAGTTTCAGGAAGACGCGAGTACAGATTTTATTAGACCTGGTGGTGGTAATAATTGGGGTGACTGGTTATCTGTAAATGAAGTCACAAGTCATGACTATATTGGAGCGTCATTTTATGGATACGATGCCAAATTAATGGCCGAAATGGCAGAGGCTTTAGGTAAAAACGAGGATGCCAAAAAGTATCGTGACTTATTTAAAAATATAAAAAATGCGTTTCAAAAGAAGTACATATTAGCAAATGGCAATACAACTGAAGATACGCAAACCACCTATGCTCTAGCTTTATATTTTGATTTGTTTCCAAAGGATTTAGCAGAAAAAGGAGCGGCACGCTTAGCTAAGAAAATAGAAGATAACGGTTTTAAATTTTCAACAGGTTTCTTAGGCACAAAACATGTCATGTTGGCCTTATCTAAATATGGTTACAACGATCTCGCATATAAAATCTATCAACAGACCGAATATCCTAGTTGGGGCTATTCTGTAGAAAATGGAAGTACTTCTATATGGGAACGTTGGAATAGTTATACCAAAGATGATGCTGAAAATTCTGATTTGAATGCCAAAATGAACTCATTTAGCCACTATGCCTTCGGATCTGTCGCTGAATGGATGTTCCTACATGCCGTTGGAATAGATACACAAGACTCTGGCTACAGAAACATTGTAATTAAACCTGCTATTAGCAAAGAAATGGGCTTTGTGAAGGGAAGCTATAATAGTATAAATGGTGTTATAGCATCTGGCTGGAACTGGGAAACCGAAAAACTTTTAATAGACGTTAAAATACCAATAAATACTAGGGCGAAAATTCATATCCCTACTACAAAAGTTTCTAATATTTATGAAAGTAATAAACCTATAATTGAAATTTCGTCTATTAAACTAATGGAATCTAATGAAACCGAAACTATACTTGAAGTAGGTTCTGGTTCGTACTCATTTAAAATCGGATTTAAGTAAATTCGATATGTAAACTTACTTTAGTTAAGACTAATTTAAAAATAGTCATCTTTCAAAGGCTTTGGGCCTCCCCCCCCCAAAAAAAAAGCCTTTGAAACTCTTGGTCATTCTCTCTTGGACTTTGATTTTCTTAAGGACTTATGGCAAGAAAATTAGAATAATTTTCTTGCCATTTTCTTCGAGAATATTAAATCGGGCTAAACTTGTAAAAAGATAGACGTCGAAAGTATCTTCTCTAAAAGTTCTGTTGAACCTTTCACCAAAACCATTTTGCATAGGTTTTTATGACACATATAATACACGGGAATTATTTCATTCATTTTAACCGAATCATTATTGGTTTTCGAAATGAATTCTGGACCATTGTCTGATCGAATAAACCTAGGAGAGCCTTTTTGTCCATAGCGATAATTAAAGCTTGTACTAGCCTTATTGCAGGGAAAGATACGAGGCTTCCCATATACACAGATATCCTATTAATTATGGTCAAGCATTATATTCAAAACTCTAAAGTTCTGCCATCTATCAAACTATCGCTCATGAAGTCCCTGCCTGCTGACAGGTCGGCATACGCCATACTTCATTAAGCTTATCTGGAACTATCAAGCGTTTACGAAGCTCGTTTGGCAGCCGTCTGCGTTGTTTTTGACGCCCTACCATCCTTTCTCTCAGTAAACTTACTATTCTTCATATCAGCTTAAATATAACGTATTTTTTAACTGTCTTAAAATATCGTAAGTCTACAGTTAGTATTAAAAGTATCTAAATTTTAACCTCGCTAATCTGAAAAATCGGTTCCACATTCGTGTAATTTTTAATGTCCTCCATAATCTCTTCTAAATGGGGTTGAAAGGCCTCATGCATTTCATCTGCAGAATTAAAATACAAGTGACCCATGGCCATAAAAGCACTTTCAGAACCTCTTTCAAAGCTGCTTATGCCTTGTTCAACCGCTGAGTGTTTCAAGAAATCGCCCAATAATCGAGCTACCATTGGCGTATGCACATTACAATAGTAATCGATATCAAAACGACTTCCCGCTTTTTTAGGATAAAGTGCACTTAGTTTAATCATTCCTTTTTTCATATCTATAGTATTAGTTAATTTTTGATTTTTCTCGTAAAACATATAGCTAATTATTCGCCTTTTTTCTGCCCCTTTCATACCATTGTCAGCCAATTAATACTAGATTCTGCAATAAGTAATATTACTCTTCTTTTAGCATAATAATTATATAAGTGACTCCTTAAATGCCTGAAACTTCTTTGTGTCTAAAATGTAAAGCACTATTTCTGGTTTCTAGTTTTTTTAATTACGTCAATTCCTATTTTTTTCATTTAGGAACAGGACCGTTAGGATTTGGGATGGGAAATAGGCCCTCGGTTTCTTTGACTAACTCATCCATTCGACTCATCATCATTTTTGCATTTTTTAAATT
This portion of the Spirosomataceae bacterium TFI 002 genome encodes:
- a CDS encoding alpha-L-rhamnosidase, translated to MKLKFIFFLISIFILGNAYSQKKESVLLKIDKLRVEYHDNPEGLDVLKPRFSYILTGDGRNRSQSAFKILVSSSLEQLKENIGDIWDSGKVNSNSTNQIEFDGAPLESKTTYYWKVKIWDESGLESKWSSVEHWSMGLLKFSDWKGLFIGHDVGYDKTDKYESLYLPPARYLRKSFNTNKKVKKATAYTTALGLYELRINGKKVGDANFLPGWTDYNKRLYYQTFDITNRLQQGENVIGAVIADGWYAGYVGYALLVRLDKVREFYGVNPSFMGQIHIEYEDGSSEIIATDTSWKTNQGPTLEADILMGETYDARLENAGWDSKGYDERAWNAPKVYTYPNGKLEPHPGSLIKNTERIRPLRITEPKSGTYVFDLGKNVAGIAELMVKGPKGTKVQLRFGEILKKDGNIQTENLRLARATDTYILKGDGVEIWKPKFTYHGFQYVEVTGFPGKPTLDAITGIVLSSIEMDASTFSSSNPMNNTLFENIKTTQSANFFEIPTDCPQRDERLGWTGDAQTYMRSATYNSDVAPFMTKFLVDLDDAQRWYGAYPNFAPFPYSRPNQYAPAWMDAGIIIPYNMYRVYNDTRVLEYMYEGMEKFMEFQEDASTDFIRPGGGNNWGDWLSVNEVTSHDYIGASFYGYDAKLMAEMAEALGKNEDAKKYRDLFKNIKNAFQKKYILANGNTTEDTQTTYALALYFDLFPKDLAEKGAARLAKKIEDNGFKFSTGFLGTKHVMLALSKYGYNDLAYKIYQQTEYPSWGYSVENGSTSIWERWNSYTKDDAENSDLNAKMNSFSHYAFGSVAEWMFLHAVGIDTQDSGYRNIVIKPAISKEMGFVKGSYNSINGVIASGWNWETEKLLIDVKIPINTRAKIHIPTTKVSNIYESNKPIIEISSIKLMESNETETILEVGSGSYSFKIGFK